From the genome of Winogradskyella forsetii, one region includes:
- the nadC gene encoding carboxylating nicotinate-nucleotide diphosphorylase: protein MISKLQFDKEIELIISNAIREDVGDGDHSSLACIPASAQGKAKLLVKDKGIIAGVEFAKQVFAYVDEHMKVETLIEDGQKVSHGDIVFYVEGASQSILKAERLVLNAMQRMSAIATKTRQFVDLLEGTGTKILDTRKTTPGIRALEKWAVKIGGGENHRFALYDMIMLKDNHIDFAGGVTKAINLTKQYLKDTKRDLKIIVEARNIEEIKEILGCGGVYRILIDNFNYEDTRKAVKLIGDQCLTESSGGINENTLRKYAECGVDFISSGALTHSVYNMDLSLKAV, encoded by the coding sequence ATGATTTCAAAATTACAATTCGATAAAGAAATAGAATTAATTATCTCTAACGCCATACGTGAAGATGTGGGCGATGGCGATCATAGTTCGTTGGCCTGCATACCTGCTTCAGCTCAAGGAAAAGCGAAGTTATTGGTAAAGGACAAAGGTATTATTGCGGGTGTAGAATTTGCAAAGCAAGTGTTCGCTTACGTAGATGAACATATGAAAGTCGAAACGTTGATAGAAGATGGTCAGAAAGTGAGCCATGGAGATATTGTTTTTTATGTTGAAGGTGCGTCGCAATCCATTCTTAAAGCCGAACGTTTAGTTTTAAACGCCATGCAACGTATGAGTGCAATCGCCACAAAAACCAGACAGTTTGTTGACTTATTGGAAGGTACAGGAACTAAAATTTTAGATACACGAAAAACAACGCCAGGTATTAGGGCTTTAGAGAAATGGGCTGTAAAAATTGGAGGTGGCGAAAACCACAGATTTGCGTTGTATGATATGATTATGTTAAAAGACAATCACATTGATTTTGCTGGTGGAGTCACTAAGGCGATTAATTTAACTAAGCAGTATTTAAAGGATACTAAAAGAGATTTGAAAATTATTGTCGAAGCCAGAAATATCGAAGAAATCAAGGAGATTTTGGGTTGTGGCGGTGTTTACAGAATCCTTATAGATAATTTTAATTACGAAGATACTCGTAAAGCGGTAAAACTCATTGGAGATCAATGTTTAACAGAATCCTCTGGCGGAATCAACGAAAATACGCTTAGAAAGTATGCCGAATGTGGTGTGGATTTTATTTCGTCCGGTGCATTAACGCATTCAGTTTACAATATGGATTTGAGTTTAAAAGCCGTTTGA
- a CDS encoding YihY/virulence factor BrkB family protein, which produces MSKLIEDKIDKIPVLNLIMRFFKQIKLPGFEGLSIYDLLELYGMGIIKGTLATRASAIAFSFFTAIFPFLLFVIIVIPHIPIDGFQFEFLSFLRSILPPQTSDFFIDNIFQDMSSNSSGGIISSVFLLSIFLMANGVNAVFSGFETSYHKQLYRNVFKQYGIALGIALILAFLLLLTVAVFGYFQIYIIQPLYESLSGNAFAEDDKGLGWIIFAKYLFFVLMAYLATATLYYFGTKEGKKSKFFSVGALLTTLLIILTSFLFGIYIENFSQYNELYGSIGALLILLLYLWLNSNILLLGYELNASLQFLRKHPRARKEIKQKDIEEIIK; this is translated from the coding sequence ATGTCAAAACTCATAGAAGATAAAATAGATAAAATTCCGGTGCTTAATTTAATCATGCGTTTTTTTAAACAGATTAAATTACCAGGATTTGAAGGTTTATCAATTTACGATTTGTTGGAGTTATACGGCATGGGAATCATTAAGGGAACCTTAGCCACAAGGGCAAGTGCGATAGCGTTTAGTTTTTTTACGGCTATTTTTCCTTTTCTGCTGTTTGTGATTATTGTAATTCCCCATATTCCTATTGATGGGTTTCAATTTGAATTTTTATCTTTTTTAAGATCCATTTTGCCACCACAGACTTCTGATTTTTTTATTGATAATATTTTTCAAGATATGAGCAGTAACAGTAGTGGAGGGATAATCTCATCAGTGTTTTTGCTTTCTATTTTCTTGATGGCAAATGGTGTCAATGCCGTTTTTTCAGGTTTTGAAACCTCGTATCACAAACAATTATATCGAAATGTGTTTAAACAATATGGTATTGCACTTGGCATAGCATTGATTTTAGCTTTTCTTCTATTGTTAACTGTTGCTGTGTTTGGCTATTTTCAGATTTATATTATTCAGCCGCTTTATGAAAGTTTAAGCGGAAATGCATTTGCAGAAGATGATAAAGGATTAGGTTGGATTATCTTTGCAAAGTATTTGTTCTTCGTCCTCATGGCTTATTTAGCAACGGCAACCTTATACTATTTTGGAACTAAAGAAGGTAAAAAGTCCAAGTTCTTTTCTGTTGGTGCTTTGTTAACTACCTTGCTCATTATACTAACCTCGTTTTTATTTGGTATTTATATCGAAAATTTTTCCCAATACAACGAGCTTTATGGATCTATTGGTGCCTTGTTGATTTTGTTGTTATATCTATGGTTGAATTCCAATATTCTCTTATTGGGTTACGAGCTTAACGCCTCACTTCAGTTTTTAAGAAAGCATCCAAGAGCACGAAAAGAAATTAAACAAAAAGATATTGAAGAGATTATTAAGTAA
- a CDS encoding LytR/AlgR family response regulator transcription factor: MSMIKTIIIDDESHCSDRILSLIERHPNTFNVLAVIDNVDEALRLVPQLQPELVFLDIKIHDKTGFDFLQEVGSINFKVIFTTAFDNFAIKAFKFSAIDYLLKPIDTDDFDAAVSRLKDNLSKQNMEQQLQNLFKNLKPNQKKVITIPSLTGFETLKVEDIIHLEADTSYTHIFTKKGKAMVSKPIKFYEDLLAENSFFKTHKSHLINIDHVKKYYRGKQSYVLMSNDGKVPISVRRKDEFLKHFT, encoded by the coding sequence ATGAGTATGATAAAAACCATAATTATAGATGACGAATCCCACTGTTCAGATCGTATTTTGAGTCTCATTGAAAGACATCCAAATACGTTTAATGTGCTTGCCGTTATAGACAATGTAGATGAAGCGCTGCGCCTTGTGCCACAGTTACAGCCTGAATTAGTGTTTTTGGATATTAAGATTCATGATAAAACAGGATTCGACTTTTTACAGGAAGTCGGTTCAATTAATTTTAAGGTGATCTTCACGACCGCTTTTGATAATTTCGCCATAAAAGCTTTCAAATTTAGTGCTATCGATTATTTATTAAAGCCCATAGATACTGACGATTTTGATGCTGCTGTTTCACGTTTGAAAGACAACCTATCCAAACAAAATATGGAGCAACAACTTCAGAATTTGTTTAAAAATTTGAAACCAAATCAAAAGAAAGTGATTACCATTCCGTCTTTAACGGGCTTTGAAACCTTAAAAGTTGAGGACATCATTCATCTGGAGGCAGATACTAGTTATACACACATCTTTACTAAGAAAGGAAAAGCCATGGTTTCTAAACCGATAAAATTTTACGAAGATTTATTGGCTGAAAATTCATTCTTTAAAACGCATAAATCGCACCTTATTAATATAGATCATGTGAAAAAATATTATAGAGGAAAACAGAGTTATGTATTGATGTCCAATGATGGCAAAGTGCCAATTTCAGTAAGACGAAAGGATGAGTTTTTGAAGCATTTTACTTAA
- a CDS encoding tetratricopeptide repeat-containing sensor histidine kinase, producing the protein MIDSLENVIKNYKSKDTAYVNLRIKYVARKMFLTPTDTTWTSYNNKTLNISSQLNYPKGIGISYNNLGIIQHYFLSDPLQGLEYYQKSYDVFENEPKFQKYVVAVLTNIGLINLEQQEYDKALKSFKTLLNNPENKSKYNTLFYIGNVYGEQKKLDSSMYYYQKALVGAEQNNRHIYIANIKTNLGLIQARAGFLNEGLTTINASLDLIEKYNIEGLRVAAYTNAAEVYLQNNDIEKAEYYATNSLKLSKSLNNLSTENSALATLANVYAKKQDYKNALTTYQKHIVLRDSLINADRKLDISRKEIQYEADKDRAISQVEIERQKSIKNASIIGGSGLILASIFSFVLYRRKQDAISKSKEAEFNAKVSDTELKALRSQMNPHFIFNSLNSIGDYILKNDTESASDYLGKFAKLMRLTLENSEKKEILLSEDISLLRTYMDIERKRFNHKFDYVIEIEADLDSENILVPPMILQPFIENSIIHGLSQKEELGLVKISFKAEKNMLICSVDDNGIGRKKSISSKNHPESKSMGMAITKSRIEIINKLKNTNGNVEITDKTEGTRIDVSLPMQLAF; encoded by the coding sequence ATGATCGATTCGTTAGAAAATGTCATAAAAAATTATAAAAGCAAGGATACAGCTTACGTGAACTTAAGAATTAAGTATGTTGCCAGAAAAATGTTCTTAACACCTACTGATACAACTTGGACGTCGTACAATAATAAAACATTAAACATTTCGAGTCAGCTTAATTACCCAAAAGGCATTGGAATATCTTATAATAATTTAGGAATCATTCAGCATTACTTTTTATCTGATCCTTTACAAGGTCTAGAATATTACCAAAAGAGTTATGACGTTTTTGAAAATGAACCAAAATTTCAAAAATATGTAGTCGCCGTACTTACAAATATTGGGCTTATCAATTTAGAGCAGCAAGAATACGATAAAGCCTTGAAAAGCTTTAAAACTTTATTGAATAACCCTGAGAACAAAAGTAAATACAACACCTTGTTTTACATTGGTAACGTCTATGGGGAACAAAAGAAACTTGATTCTTCGATGTATTATTACCAAAAAGCTCTTGTAGGTGCTGAACAAAACAATCGCCATATATATATTGCAAACATAAAAACCAATTTAGGCTTAATACAAGCTCGAGCTGGTTTCTTAAATGAAGGTTTAACTACCATCAATGCGAGCTTGGATTTAATAGAAAAGTATAATATTGAAGGCTTACGTGTAGCCGCTTATACTAATGCCGCCGAAGTTTATTTACAAAATAATGATATTGAGAAAGCAGAATATTATGCAACCAACAGCTTAAAACTGAGTAAATCCTTAAATAATCTTTCAACCGAGAATAGTGCGTTGGCAACTTTAGCTAACGTTTATGCCAAAAAACAAGATTATAAAAACGCTTTGACAACCTATCAAAAGCATATTGTTCTAAGGGATAGTTTGATAAATGCGGATAGAAAGCTTGACATCTCCAGAAAAGAAATTCAGTATGAAGCAGATAAGGATCGTGCCATTTCGCAAGTAGAGATTGAACGCCAGAAATCGATTAAAAACGCTTCAATCATTGGAGGTTCTGGACTTATTCTTGCTTCCATTTTTAGTTTTGTTTTATACCGAAGAAAGCAAGATGCCATTTCAAAATCCAAGGAAGCCGAGTTTAATGCGAAGGTTTCAGATACGGAATTAAAAGCCTTACGCTCACAAATGAATCCGCATTTTATCTTTAATTCTTTGAATTCAATAGGCGATTATATTTTAAAAAACGATACAGAATCGGCTAGTGATTACTTAGGGAAATTTGCGAAATTGATGAGGCTCACCTTAGAAAACTCGGAAAAGAAAGAGATTTTATTAAGCGAGGACATATCTCTTTTGAGAACATATATGGATATTGAACGCAAACGTTTCAACCATAAATTCGATTATGTTATTGAAATAGAAGCTGATTTAGATTCTGAAAATATTTTAGTACCACCAATGATTCTTCAACCTTTTATTGAAAATAGCATCATTCACGGTTTGTCACAAAAAGAAGAACTCGGTTTAGTGAAAATTTCTTTTAAGGCAGAAAAAAACATGTTGATTTGTAGTGTTGACGATAATGGTATTGGTCGAAAAAAATCAATTTCCAGTAAAAATCATCCCGAAAGTAAATCGATGGGAATGGCGATAACCAAGAGTAGAATTGAGATTATCAATAAATTAAAAAACACCAACGGAAATGTTGAAATTACAGATAAAACCGAAGGTACACGAATAGACGTTTCACTACCAATGCAACTTGCTTTTTAA